A region of the Corynebacterium falsenii genome:
CGCGCTTGGCCGGAGGTACATCCTTTTCATCCACCATGCGCTGATACCACCGGGCGGCAAAGTCCACCCACGGCCCCACGGTCGTGGGAGTGTGCACGATCGTCGCCGCCGGCGACTGCGCGATACCGGCGCTGATGATCCCCTCCAGCTGCGGTGTAGCGAGCAGCGCGGAAACCATCGAGCCTCCGGAAGATTCACCCATGATCGTGATGCGCCCCGGATCACCGCCGAAGGCCGCGGCGTTGTCGTGCACCCAGCGAATAGCCGTCACCAGGTCGGAGTGCCCGGGGTTCGTGTCCATGTCGTCGCTGGTGTAGGTGCCATACCCCAGGGACATCTGCCCCAGGATTCCTACTCGATAGTTGACGCCAACATAGACGCAGTCGATACTCGTGGCGAAGTACTCGCCGGACAGCATGGGCGACGCGGCCGAACCATGGACGTTCGACCCACCGTGGATATACACAACCACGGGGCGCTTGGCATCGGTGTCGATGACGGTGCTGTCCGCTGCGTCTGCTGCGTCATTCGCTGTGTCACGGGGAACCACCACGTTCAACCACAGGCAGTCTTCGTCGCCCTCCCACGTGCCCTCGGAGCGGCGCGATCCCGCATGGTACTGCGGGCAGGGGTGGCCGGAGGCGTCGGCGTGGAAGACCTCCTCCCAGGGCTCGATGGGCTGGGCGCGGCGAAAACGGAGCTCACCCACGGGTGGCGCCGCATATGGGATGCCACGGAAGGCCGCGACTCCCGTTTCCGCATGGCCCTTCACAGGGCCCGTGGTGGTGTTGATGATCCACTGATCGCGAATGCTCGCTCCGGTCTTAGCCATGGAGCTAATTGTATAGATTTAGATTGGCTGTTCTGGACGATCGGCAATTCTGCCGGTCACGGCCCAGCGTCCGCCCTCCATCACGATGGCCCCGGCGTTGGCGAATTCCCGCAGCCAGCCCTCCATCGGCCACGTTCCCCACTTCGCGTAAAAGCGGTTGGCGTTGTCCACGATCTCCGCGAGGTGCTCCCACGGCGGGGAGCTCACCGGGTGCCACAGGTGGAAGGCGTGCGCACCACCGACCCACACCAGGGGATCCTCATGAGCGCGCAACTGCCACCCGAAATCGGTGTCCTCGCCGCCGTAGCCCACGAAGGATTCATCGAAACCACCCCAGCGAGCCCGGATGCTTCGCCACGTGGCGCTCGTGGTGGCAAAGGACAAAGACCAGAAAAGATTGGCATCGTCGCCGGTAGCCGTGCGGACATCACCGGTTGCAGGGAAGGGACGAGCCGGGTGGGGATCAATCCACGAGGGGTCAATCGTAAGAGCCACCGCCGAGGAATCCGCGGCAGCACGGTCGAACAGCGTGCGCGTGCGCTCTGCTGGCAGATACGTCACCGGCCCAGCGACCACCCAATCCGGATGCGCCCGCAACCGGTGGGCGTAGAGCTCAACGAGCTCAGCGGAGGGGAGGCAGTCAGCATCGAGGAAGATGATGACATCCCCGCCCGTGTCCGAGTGCTGTGCTGCCCGTTCTGCACCCCGTTCCGCGGCCCGTTCCGCAGCCCAGTCCCCAGCGAGGTTGCGTGCCGCTGCCAAATGCGGGCGATCCTTTCCTGCGGCGGCGCCAACCCGCCCGATGGAATGCACGCCTGGAACAGACAAGTCCTCGTCCCCGAGCGTCACCACCGCGTGGAGCGCATCCGGGCACACGGCAGTGAGCGCCCGGTGCTGCAGGCGCACCCGCTCAGCTCGGGAGGCATCGGCCAGTGTGACCACCGTGATCATTGGCTGCCCCCGGAATCCGAAGCGCGGTGCTCACCGCAACGCGCGATCACCTCCGCCGCACGCGCCGCCGCCCCACGCACGTTCCACACATCGCCGATGCTGGCGGCACCTGAATCCCGGCGCCGGCTCGCGTCAGCCAGGAGATCCGCCCACGCGGCGGGCTCCGGAAGGCGCTCAACCACCACCGCGGCCCCGAGCTCACTCACAGCGCGGGCCGTGGCCGCCTGCTCACCGAACGGGCGCTCCTGCGGAACTAACACAGCCGGGGTGGTGGTCAGCCCAATGTCGGCGACGGAGTTCTGCCCCGCGGCACTCACCACCACGTCGGCCGCCGCGATCACGGGGACCGGGTTGTCCACGGTATGCCTGCCACCCAGCACCTCGACGTGCCACCCGGGGCAGGCCCGCTCCACGTCCCGCCAATAATCCTCAGTCCACGACGTACCGCCCTTGCCCTGCAGCACCACCACGGTGCTGGCGCCGGGCTGCGCCGACTCCCGGACTCGAGGGGACGTGGGGTGGGGAAGCGTGGTAGCGTCGAACCGAGAAATGCCCCCGACCGGATGCAGCCGGTCGGCGTGAGCGCGCAAGTGATCCGGGGTCGGCACTGCCGCAGGCCAGGCGGCAATGAGGGCGCTGGCCTGGGCATACGCCAACTGGTGCGGCGCGTCCGAGCGCGTGCCCGGCATAGCGATGTGCACCACCGGCACCCCCAGCAACCGCACGAGCACGGCGACCTCCACGGACACGTCGACGTAGAACACGTCCGGGCGGGTCTGCACGACCCACTCTGCGATCCGAGCCATGCGGTCGCTGAGCCCCGGCACCCCAAGCGGTGCCCAGTGCAAGGTGCCGTGGGCGGTGGCATCTAGGTAGGAAACGGCTGTGGTTCCTAGCTCTGCGGCGTCTAGCTCTACGGTGCCTGTCTCCTGTGCTTCCATGGTGTCCATTGGCAGCTCAACATCCGCCCCGGCGCGGCTGGAGAACACCGTCACGCTCGCGCCGTGGGTGGCCATCAGCTCCGCGGCGATGCTGCGGCAGCGGTGCAGGTGCCCCGAACCGTGGTGGTGGGCGTACATCCCCACCCGCAACCCCGTGGTCGCACCCCGCACGCCGATCATCGGGCACCACCACTGACCTCGCGGTACAACTGCGTGTAGCGCTGCGCGAGGCGGTGATTGCTGTAGTTGTTTCGCGCCCAATCGGCCACGTCGCGCCGGTCCGTCGCCAGCGCATTGTGCGCCGCACGCACTAGGCCCTCCAGGCCGTCCTCCGGCTCGGCGAGGAGTTGCGGGTAATCGTGGAGCACTTCGCCGATGCCACCACGGCGAATCGCCGCCACCGGTGTTCCGGAGCCCATCGCCTCAATGACCACCAGGCCGAAAGGTTCCTCCCACTGCGGGGTGACGAAGCACAGTGAACTGGTGCGCACCACCTCGTTGAGCTGGGGTTGCGTGCACTCCGAATGCAGCGTGACTCCATCGCCCAGGCGCGGCTGGATGGCCTGCTCGAAGTAGCGCGG
Encoded here:
- a CDS encoding glycosyltransferase family 2 protein, whose amino-acid sequence is MITVVTLADASRAERVRLQHRALTAVCPDALHAVVTLGDEDLSVPGVHSIGRVGAAAGKDRPHLAAARNLAGDWAAERAAERGAERAAQHSDTGGDVIIFLDADCLPSAELVELYAHRLRAHPDWVVAGPVTYLPAERTRTLFDRAAADSSAVALTIDPSWIDPHPARPFPATGDVRTATGDDANLFWSLSFATTSATWRSIRARWGGFDESFVGYGGEDTDFGWQLRAHEDPLVWVGGAHAFHLWHPVSSPPWEHLAEIVDNANRFYAKWGTWPMEGWLREFANAGAIVMEGGRWAVTGRIADRPEQPI
- a CDS encoding glycosyltransferase encodes the protein MIGVRGATTGLRVGMYAHHHGSGHLHRCRSIAAELMATHGASVTVFSSRAGADVELPMDTMEAQETGTVELDAAELGTTAVSYLDATAHGTLHWAPLGVPGLSDRMARIAEWVVQTRPDVFYVDVSVEVAVLVRLLGVPVVHIAMPGTRSDAPHQLAYAQASALIAAWPAAVPTPDHLRAHADRLHPVGGISRFDATTLPHPTSPRVRESAQPGASTVVVLQGKGGTSWTEDYWRDVERACPGWHVEVLGGRHTVDNPVPVIAAADVVVSAAGQNSVADIGLTTTPAVLVPQERPFGEQAATARAVSELGAAVVVERLPEPAAWADLLADASRRRDSGAASIGDVWNVRGAAARAAEVIARCGEHRASDSGGSQ